CAAGATCCTGCTGCTGGGACCCAACGGCGCCGGGAAAACCACCTTGCTGCGGTGCATCCTGGGCTTGTTGCCGGCCCGATCCGGTTCGGTGCGTCTGTGGGGAGGCGATCCATCGGATTCGCACGCACGCACGGCTCTGATCGCCCGCTGCGGGGTCAGTTTGGAGGCGCCCCGGTCCACGATGAAAGTCTCCGCATTGGAATGGACTTGCTACCATGCGGCTCTTTCCGGGGCCATCGATCCTTCCCGCACCGCCCACCAGGCGCTGGAGCTTTGGTCCGTCCCGCCCGCCCGGTTGGTGGAGGAACTGAGCATGGGCGAACGGCAGCGCCTGGAAACCTCGCGTTCGCTGCTGCACGAGCCGGATCTGCTGCTGCTGGACGAGCCCACCGCGCACCTGGATCCCGGTGCTCGCGACAAATTCTGGGTCAGCCTGGACCAGTGGTGCGAACGTCGCGCGGCGAGCGTCCTGGTTTCCACCCACCAGCTGGAGGAAGCCGCCGACCGGGGCGACGAATGGGTGGTGCTGGGAGCGGGAAAAATCCTGCATCGGGGGGCATCGGACGCCTTCCTGGAAGCGTTTCCCTGCTCCCGGAAACTGATCCTGCGCGAACCCCTGCCGCTGGCGCGACTGGCGGAGAAGATCTCCCAGGCGGTGCCCGGCGCGACGGTGTCCGCCCAAGGTCAGACGGAAAACGTCTACCGGATTTCGACCCCCCGAGGCAGGCAGGATCTGTCCATGATCGTTTCCCGGCTGGTTTCCGACGGGGTCGGGATCCTGGGATTGGGAGAGGACTCCACGTCCTTTCGCGAATCCTACGCACGCTGCCTGGGCACGCCCCCCGTGCCACCGCCATCCGATCCGACTCCCTCGTCGCGCAGACTGCCCTCCAACCGAAACACGGTCACGGCTTCGGCCCTGTTCCACTTGCGGGGACTGTCGCGGGAAAAGCGCCTGCTGCTCCCTTTCGGGATCATGTTGGGAGTCCTGGCCCTCGCCTCCGCGTGGATGCCGGAAAACTCCTTTTCCGTGCCGCTTCTGGCCTTGGGCGCCGTGCTGCCGGGAGGCCTCGCTGCCGGCCTGGCGGCGGACCTGGTGGCCGGTGAGCGCGATCGCCGCTATCTGGACACATCCCTTTCGCTTCCCGTGCCGTTTTCGGCGATGCTGGTGGGACGGGCCGTCGCGATCTTGGTCGCCGCGATCGTTCTCTCGTGGATCTCGCTGGTCGCGCTGGTGGTCGCCACCCAGGCTCCGCACCTGGATGCCCTGATGATCGCGATCCTCCTCTCGCCCAGCTCCATGTCGTTTTGTGTCGCGTTGGGCGCCTGGGTATCGGCGCGCAGCCGCAACGTGCGCACCGCCGCCCAGCTTTCCACGTTGGCCACGCTTCCCTTGATCGCTCTGGCCCAGGCGCTCCCCTTGCTTGTCACGGGCAGGCTGTTTCCCTGGATCCTCGGCGCGACGGGGCTCTGGGGAGCCGCAGCCGCCATCGCGACCATCCTCCACAGACAACTCCAACCGAAACGATTGTCCGCATGATTTCCCTGAACCGAGGCGTGAACCTGAGCCATTGGCTCTCCCAATCCGAGCGACGGGGCCCTGAACGCGCAGCTTGGACCACTCGCATCGATTTCGCTCGCATCCGCGAAATGGGATTCGACCATGTGCGGCTTCCGGTGGACGAGGAACAGCTGTGGAAGCCCGATGGCACCCGGGAAACGGAAGCCTGGGATCTCCTGGAAAGCGGCCTGGACTGGGCCGAGGCGGTTGGGCTGTCGGTGGTCTGCGACCTGCATGTGCTGCGCAGCCACCACTTCAACCAGACCTCGGTCCCGGCCTTGTACGCGGACCCCTCCGAGTTGAACAGATTCTGTCAGCTATGGCGGGACTTGGCGGGAGTGCTGGGGAAGCGCTCGCAGGACCGCGTCGCCCTGGAAATCCTCAACGAGGCCGTCGCCCGCGACGACGAGGATTGGAACCGCGTTTCGAGCGCCGCCTGGAGGGCGATGCGCGAAGCCGCACCGCAGCATACCATCGTGCTTGGCTCCAACTGGTACTGCATGTGCAAGACCTTTCCCCAGCTGGTGGTCCCGGACGACCCCAATCTGATCCTGACCTTCCACTTCTACAACCCCATGTTCGTGACCCACCATCGCGCCGAGTGGACACCTCAAGGAGCCTGGACCGGCGGGATTTCCTACCCCGGCAAGCACTGGCCCGAGGGCGTGCCGGAGGGGCTGGATGCCGCTCTGGCCGAACGCATGCATGCCGCCAACCAGACCAGATGGGGCGTCGAAGCCATGCGGGAAGAAATCCAATCTCCGCTGGCCAAGGCTTCCGAGACCGGACACAAATTGTATTGCGGCGAGTTCGGCGTGATCCGCCACGCCCCGCTCGCGATCCGCAAGGCGTGGCTTACCGACGCGGTCGGGCTCTTCGAGGAAAACCGGATCGGATGGGCGATGTGGGATTGGAAAGGAGCGTTCGGCGTGGTGGATGCGGAAGGAATCCCCGCCGGGATCCACGAGGCGATCCTTCCCTGAGTCACCAGCGCGAGGAATGTTCCTCGAGGATCCCGTGCATTTCGCCCGTCTTGTGCCAGATTCCGTCGATCCGTACCGAGCCCACGGCGCGGACCAGGGCGGTGGACTTCGACGAGCGTTCCAGCACCGGAGCGAACGGAGGAACGCCCTCCCGGTGGGTGGCCACCTGGAGGATCTCCATGTTCAGCTCCATTTCGCTGGACTCGAGCCGCCAAGGAGTGTCCCACTCGTAGCCGGGGCTGTTGCGGAATCGAACCTGGGGATCCAGGAGCATCCAGCGATGCTCATCCCCATCCAGGTGCAACGCGCCGACGCAACGGTTCGCGAAGGGGCCGGCGTCCACCGAAGCGTGCAAGCAGAATCTGTCATTCTGAAGGACCACCCGGTGGTTGCGGGTCCGTCGAGGGAGGACTCCCCACGAGTGCTCCGAATAGCCTGGAGCATGGACCAGGTCGAGATTCCCCTCGGGCGAACTGATGGTGCCGGTGGCCAACAGGCCGGATCTTTGATGGAGGTCGTAGCTGGCCTCGAACTGCCTGTCGCCGGTTCGGAAAGGAATCCGCGTGGAGCGGATCTCCAGATCGATTTCCCACCCCTGCGTCGAAAGTTCGAATCGGCTAAGGCCTTCGTCGTGCCGCTGATGGCGGGCGCAGAAACCCGGACGCACGGCTTCCAGTCGAAGCTGGTCGTCCACTTCCGGTCTGCCGAATCGCCCATCCCATCGCACGTATTGCGTTCTGCGGGCGCTGGGCTGCAGGAACGACAACCGGAAACCGTCCGCTCGTGGCGACCTGTCGAAGGAAAACTCCAGCCACGAATTCGTTTCGGGATCGTGGAAGCCGGAGTTCCATCTTTCCTTGGCGACGAAGGCGCGGAACGGATTGGAGAACAGGTCTTTCGGGACGCGGGAAAGGTCCGGGTTCATCTGGTAAACTCGCCGCACGGGAAATTCAACATTGCCTTCTAACCCTCTCTGGCCTTTTCCGCTTCCATCAGCAGGTAGGCGTTGATGAACTGGTCGATGTCGCCGTCCAACACGCCTTCGGTATCGGAGGTTTCCACGTTGGTCCGCAGATCCTTCACTCGCCGGTCGTCCAGCACATAGGAACGGATCTGGCTGCCCCACTCGATCTTGAGTTTCTTGGCTTTCTTGTCTTCGCGCTTTTTGGCTTCTTCCTCGCGATAGTGCTGGTAGAGCTTGGAGCGAAGCATCTTGAGACAGTTCTCGCGGTTTTGGACCTGCGAACGTTCGGTTTGGCAACTGACCACGATCCCGGTGGGATTGTGGGTCATGCGTACGGCAGATTCCGTTTTGTTGACGTGCTGGCCGCCGGCGCCTTGGGCGCGGTAGGTGTCCACGCGGACATCTTCCATCTTGAGGCCCGGGATTTCCACATCTTCCACCAGCGGATAGGCGTAGACCGAGGCGAAACTCGTGTGTCGGCGGGCGTTGGAGTCGTACGGGCTGATGCGCACCAGGCGATGGACGCCGATTTCCGGCCGCAGGAATCCGTAGGCGTATTCGCCCTTGACTTCGAACGTCACGCCCTTGATGCCGGCCTCGTCGCCATCTTGGAGATCCATGATGGCGCGCTGGAAACCGCGTCGTTCGATCCAGCGGCTGTATTGGCGCATGAGCATTTCCGCCCAGTCCTGCGCTTCGGTCCCTCCTGCACCCGGTGTGATGGACAAGATGGCGTCGCGACCGTCGTCTTCGCCATCGAGCATCTTCTTGAGCTCGAATTTGCGAAGGTCCGTCTCCAAGGCGTCGCCATCGGCCGTCAGCGAGGCCACCAAGGACTCGTCGTTTTCCAAAGCGGCAAGCTCGAGGAGCTCCACCAGATCCTTCTGCCGGGTGGAGAGCGATTCCCAGGCATCGATCCAGCTCTTGAGCAGGTTCATTTTTTTGAGCGAGGCCTGGGCGGCTTCCGCCTTGTCCCAGAAGCCTGGCTGTGAGGAAACGAATTCCAGCTCCTCGCGCTCACGCGCCTTGGCGTCGAGATCGAGGTAACCGTAGAGGGCGTCAAGTCTGGTGCGAACGTCTAGAAGATCCATGGAAGTTGAGGAAATCTAGTTCGAACGCGTTGCGCCGACATCCATTCACAGATCACCCGAGGGCACCCCGAACGATCCCGGTACCACCACCCCAAACCCGGTCTCCATGGTCAATCCCACCCCAACACCTTGTTGACCACCGAAAGCGATCCATCCTCCCAGGGGAATCTTGTTGACCACTCCGGGATAAACGCTCACCGTCATGCGCTCCCTGGACTGGCTGTTCCAGAACATCGAGGCCATCAGCGACCCCTCGCGATCCCAGAACACGCCGAGTTTGGGAGCCAACACCACGGACGACTGCCCTCCACCGGAAGGCACCAAGTGCAGAGCGTAGTAGCCCGCGCCCACCGAAACGTGATGGTCTTGGCCGACCCGACGGCTCAAACCGCCGATGTTCCCCAGACCGACGTGGTAGAACAAGTTCCAATCCTGGCTCCACGGATTCTTCACACGGAATGCGTGGTATTGGCCCGCCTGCCGAACCCGCAGATCCGCGGCCCAAATGCTGGGTTGCAGCGGCCAGTTCATCCACACCACCTGGGAGTGGAAAAATTCACGGACCGCTTTCGATTGGAAGATCGCGATGCCCGCGAGGTCGAACAGGTACAGGTCAGCCACCGGATCGGTGTTGTAGTCGTCTGGATACCCTTCGATTTCCTGGGCCTCGTTGAGGTAGGCGGCACTCATCGAAGTCAGGAAAGCAGCCAGCTTTGGGTTGGAGTAACCATGGGCGATGTACCACTCCTCCGCACGTGCGTTGAGCAGGCCGCCACCGATCAGGTGGAGCTGGTAATTGGGCACCCACTGGGCCCTGCCCTGGTCCAGGGAAGTGGGAAGGATCTCGGTTTTGAGGAATTGATCAAAGCCGATGGATCGTTCGATGGAGGTGAACGGATGGGAGATCGTGGCGTTGAGACGCCGGATATTCTGGTCCGAAGGAATCAGCCGGATGGAGCCGCCGTGCGACCGCAGTTGGCCGATGTCGAGGCCTTCGTTGACGATCATGGAGGCTGGATTGAATTGGGACTCGCTACCCCAAGGCAATCCGTGGTAGAACAACCCTGCATTCTGTGCGGTTTCGCCTGCGGCACTCGAAAGTGCCAAGGCGAGGATGCCGAATGGAAAGAAGGGAGGTTTTTGCATGGTAGAGCCGGAAGAGACCCAATGGATGGAATCAGCTCAGTCTGCCATGCATGGGCCGGGTGAGGCCAGCCCAACTTTAGAAAAAACTCAATGCTTGAAGCTGCGTACCCGTACGGAGTCGATTTTATCGCCAGCCTCGATCAGGCAAGCGATGTCCCAGCCGGAACGGATCATGCCGAAAATGGAATGCTTCCCGTCCAAGTGGGTTTGGGGAAGTTGCACCACGAAAAACTGCGATCCGGAGGTGCCAGGACCGGCATTGGCCATGGAAAGCGCGCCGGGAACGTGATGGAGGCTGGTATCGAACTCGTCTTTGATGACCCAGCCCGGACCGCCGGTGCCGTCGCCGGTCGGATCGCCACCCTGGGCCATGAAGCCTTGAATGACGCGATGGAACTTCAGGCCGTCGTAGAACTTCTTACCGGCCAACTCGGTGAAATTGGCCACGGTCTGGGGGGTCTTGTTCTGCCAGAGGCGGAAGACCATGGGGCCGTAGGATGTGTAGATGGTCGCCTGGACAGAATCCACCCCGGTGTAGTTGGCAGGGTAGGACTTCGGGGCCGAACCGATCTGAGCCAGCGTGAGGGATGCCGAAACGGCGATCAAGGAAAGGATACGACGCATGTTGAAGGTCTCCATAGGAACAGAAAACCTATCAACTTCAAAGGAGTCCGACAATGCTCTCCCACAACGATCACGGACGAATTTCGGTCACTTTCGCGGCGCCATCCTGCACCGTGGCCACGACATCGAACGACAAGATTCGCATGTACCAGCTTCCGTCGGCACCGCGCAGGTGGGCGGGACGCGGATCCAGCGAAACCAATTGTTCCACCAGTCCGATCGCCTCCTCCAGCTCGTAGGCCGGGAAGCCCCGCGAAACGGCTTTTGGCAAGAGCTTGGCCAGCGCGTCCTTGGCCGGATCCTGCCAACCGACCTGCAAACGCTTGGTGTGGGCCCGCTCCAGCCAACCATCTTGGACCGTTCCTGTAGGGACGTCATTTTCCGGATGAAAGGGCCTGAGGTCCAGGATGGGAGTTCCATCCAGGATATCCACCCCGGAAACCCTCACCGAAGGGGTTTGGAGATCCACGTGTTCCAAGCGGCACAGGCTCAGGCCCAGGAAATTCGGGCGGTGCGGAGAGCGGGTCGCGAACACCCCGATCTTTTCGCGACCATCCAAGCGAGGGGGGCGGATGCGCGGCTTCCAGCCCTGTTCGGCGGCCTTGTGGAAGGAGAAGGTCAGCCACACATGGGAGAACCCGCTGAGCCCATCCAAAGCGTGTCGCCAGACTTCCGGAGGCTGGGAAGAGGAAAACTCGAGGACGCCTCGCGCCAAGGGAGCAAGCCCGGGTTGCCGCGGGATCCCGAGTTTCTCGGGAAAACAGGTTCGCAGGATGCCGATGGGCTCGAGACTCACGTTCACGGGCCAAAGCTAGAACCTCGGGGTGGCGGGTCGCCAGGTGGCCCGAGGAACGGCACCTGGCGACCACGCCTCGTTGCGGGTTATCCATATCCTTAAGGGAAAACCGTGCCAACTAGCTGAGGTCTATAAAACCCCGAAAACCGAGGCAAAGAAGGAGGCAGGTGCAGAGAACTCCCTGCATTCCGGGACTTCGCCTGTCGCCATTGCACTGCACCGACCTCTCCCAAGATTGCGACTGGAGCGCATGGAATCAGCGTGGTAGGATTACCGCATGATCGAATCCTCCCGCGTCATGTATCTGAAAGACATACCCAGCGCCTCGGGTATCCAGGATGTCGTCGGCCGGGAGCTGGATCGCCAAGCGTCGTTGATTCCGCCGATCCCGGAGATCCTCTTCAAGCTGGATGCCGAACTCGGGAACGAATGGGTGAACATTTCCCGGCTGGCCAACCTGGTCCGCACCGACCCCACCTTGTCAGCTTCTGTCTTACGGGTGGTCAACTCCGTGGCGCTGAGGGGCTCCCGGGAGATCGTGGATCTGGAAGAGGCCATCCAACGGATGGGCAAGGACCACCTCCGGACCGTAACCGCATTCTACGCCTTGCACGGCGGCCACTTCCCCACCGAAGGTTTGTTCGGCGAAGACATCCGGACCTTTTGGCGCCATTCCTTGCTGGTCGCCGCCGGGGCGGTGCTGATCGCTCGCAAGCAGAGCACGGATCGTTTGCTGCTGCAGGAGATCTGGACGGCGGGACTGTTCCACGACATCGGAGCGCTTTTGGCCCCCAGCGTGTTTCCCGATTCCTGGGAAGAATTCGATCGCGCCATCCAGGTGTTCCCGGAAGACCAGGGAGCCGAACTCCTTGGACTTGAGCGGACCATCCTGGGTTGCGACCATGCGCGCATCAGTGCGGGCTTCGCCTCGCGCTATTGGAAGACCTCGCAGACCGTCTCCATCCTGGCGGGATCGTGGTCGGATCCGGAATCCTTGGAGCCAAGCTGGGCGGCCTGGGCGATCCGACGCGCCGACGAAGCCGCACAGGTGCTGGGAGTGTGCTGGCAGCCCGCCGTGACACGCCTCCAGCTCATGGACGTGATTTCCGAGGACCTCGGAGCCGGAGCCGCGGCGGATCCCGAGTTCTGCGTGGCCTCGGTGCGCAGCCTCCTGCCGTTGGTGGATGCGCTCTTGACGACAGGCTAGCTCAAGGCCCCAAGTTCGCTCAGAATCGTTTCCAGGGACTGGCGCCTTGCGAGCGGATCTTTCCGTGCAACATCGCCGCGTAGACAATATCTGCCAACAGGGTCCCCACGAACAGGAAGAGCAGCAGCGAGGAATGCGGGTACTTGAGGTAGAACAGGATCGAAGGCAGGATGGTCCCGACCATCTTCGCCATGGCGATCCACATGCTCTGTCCCCGCATTTCGTTCCGGTTCAGCAGCATGGCGCAAAACAGGATGGACATCATCAAATTCTGTCCGAAGGCCGCGTACATCCCGTCGAAGTCGTTGAATTCCCTGGTGATCCCGTTGACCGCCAAAAAGCCCCCCACGACCGCGCAAGCCAGCAGCGGGTAGAAGTTCTTGCGAAGCCAGGGATGGCGCTGCTCCGCGCTGCCGTAGCGGATCGCCTGCCATAGGATGACCAAGTCGAACATAAGCCAGATGCGGTTCACTTCCAGCTGCGGCGACTTGTGCGGCAGGATCCACGAAAACAAAAATTCCCAGGCGAGGTTGGCTCCCAAGGCCACCACGGGCATGCCGTAACTCTTGTCCTTCCAGCCTCGGCGAATGATCAGGATGTACGCCAGGGTCCAGCAGAAGCCGGAGCCCAGCTTCAAGGCCAGTTCGAGGGTCGGATCGACGAGTTCGGCGGTCATGGGAACACACAGTAGCATCCCGGCGGGGACATGGGGGGCTGAGCTGGGCCTTACTTCACTGCGTGAGGCATTTTTCTTTTTGCAGGACTTCGTCCTGCACCGGTTTACAGGAGGGTCCCTCCTGTACCTCCCTGGTTGCCTGCGGCAGGCTGTTTTTTCACTGCGTGAGGCTTTTTCTTTTTGCAGGGCTGGCGCCCTGCACCGTGATTACAGGGCTCCGCCCTGTGCCGGTTTACAGGAGGACGCTTCCCGCTCCTCCTGTACCTCCTCGGGGCAAAGGACCGCAATCTCGACCTCCCATCCGGCTAGCAAGCCGGATGGGAACCCTGTGCGGCCCTTTGGCCAGGGTTCCCATTTTCCTTGCAGCAAGGAAAATGGGAGGAGCGAGCATGCGCGCCAGGGAGGGGCTTTTGCTGGAACGGCCAATGCCGGTTCGCTGGGGAGGCGGGACAGTATTTGTCAGAGGCGATGGGCGATGGCATCAGCGTCGCGATCGATATCCTCATGGCACTTGGCCGTTCCATTAAAAAAGCCCCCCTGGACCCCCGAGCCGGTTCGGCTGAGTTGCCGGTTTGGCCAGCGGCATTTGGTTGCCGGTGGCCCGGCGCCGCTTCGCTGGCCGGGTGGGGAGGCGAATGGGTGTTGGTGGGGTGGCCGGCTGGGCTGGCGCGTTGGGGTGGCGGGATGGGCTGGCGCGTTGGGGTGGCGGGATGGGCTGGCGCGTTGGGGTGGCGGGATGGGCTACAGGGTTTGGTGGGCGAGGAAAGGCCGCCGTTTCCGAAAGGATGGCGTAGGGGCGATCTCATTCGGAATTATTTTTCAAGGCGCTTTCCTTGAAACATGAATCCGATAAGTAAAATACGCCACAGCAATGGGCGCCGAATACGATAACGCGATCGAACCCCAGATTGCTCGTCATCGACTTCACTCTGTTTAGGATTTTGTTTGCCTTATCCCCTCCACTCCACATGACTGATTTGTCCAGCTGAACAACAAGCAGGTTTTTATCCTTCGCATTCCGGATTTGCGTGATTGCTTTTTCCTTCGAAAGGAATATTGGTCTTAAAACCGTATCTCCATCCTCCGTCAAAGTATCGTATGAACGGGGGAAATGGAATTTGAAGCCTGAATTTATTTCCACTTCTTGAGTGGCTGTGCGGCCGAGTTGCGCAAGGTCGTTAAGCTCTTTGGATTCCATACCATACCAGTCCAATTTGATTTTTTGCTCACAGGCACTGGTATCTGCTCCAGGAAATGCCAGCGTCATAAAAATCCGAAAGAGGACAGAAAAATTCATCATCATTGGCTCCCCTTTTGGTGGTAGGCTGATGAATTAGCAATTGATATTTTATTCTCGTTTTCTATCACCGCCAGTGCTTCCCTCCATTATTTCGGTCACGAGTCAGCTTTTCCTGCATCGAGAAGCCTCTGCCGGATGAAAATGCATATCGGGTCGGGGTTCAAGCAGGCTCCGTTGTTCTTGATTTTCGAAGATATAGAGGTCGGCAACATCAGGCTCAACTGCGATTTCGTCCTCATCAACGAATCCAGCAACATCTATCCATGACTCAATTCGAATATTTTTCAGCTTGGACTTGCCAGTATCCCGATTTTCGCTTGGATCTTGCAAATCTTGCAGAAAATCTCTGCAAATTTCGCCATTTTTGATTTCTAAAAACTGTCCATACGGAACCGAGTCATTGTATCCCGCGAATATCAGATCAGCACCTTTAGACAGGATTCGCCAATCTTCAGGACTTTTTGTCGCTAAAAACCCTGTTAAATCTTGGATCAGAGTCCATGCCCCATTTTCAAAAATTAGAACCGAAACTCCAATCCAATTTTCATCATCATCAATCGACAAATCAATGCTTTCCGAGGTTTCGATATCGGGGAGGTGTGATATTTTCTTCAATTTTATCCATTCCAGAAAGCGCGGAACGAACTCATCCTTGTTTTGCTTAATTCTAGCGTAGCTCGGATTCATTTTTCACCTTGGTCGGTATTCTTAACGGTAGCGGAGTCCCCATGGATCATCGGACCATTGGAAAGTGTAAGAAATCGGCTCGCGCGGTGGACTCGGCAGCAGCCAGGTCGTCAGACAGAATTCGGCCGACAAACGACAAGTCAGGAACGATCATGGGCTCTTCCGCCTCGGCATGGCAAGCGGGGCTTTGTACTTAGAGGCTTTTTCAGTCAAGCATTTTCGTAGCTCTATAATGAATTTGTCTATTGGCTGACGGTATACGTATTCTACAGAGTTCTCATAAATCAGGAAGTCCGTTGTTTCTCCAAAATCCTTCGAAATATGTAAATCGGAAATGATCTCGCTGTTCATTTGAGTGAATCTTGCCGATTCTTTTATGCGATCAATATTTGGATAGAATTGCAAGATGATCTCTGGGTGATATTTTTTAACAAATTTTCCGGTTTCGTTTTCCACGGTGTCATCCACTTCATAAGTTGCTAGGAAATGTAAATCGAAAATTCCTTTGCCAATATGTGCAAGATGCAGTTTTTCTGTTTTAGCGTAAACCTCCCAGACTGTCCAATTTTCGGAGGCACATTTAGCTAAATCTTTGGACATTTCATTATTTATAGCTGGTATATGCGCTGAATCTATTTTTGCATTTTGACTACTTGACTCTAAGTTCGATTGGCCGAAACAGCAGGCCAAGCCAAGTGTGGATATCAGAGTGATGAGTATTTTCATAAAATCACCAATTTCCTATAAAACAGGATGAAAATCCCACTTCACGCCCTGAGAGGGAGACGATGTGATCACTCGCAGGGGCGAATGAAATTGCGCGCATTAACCAAAGGACGTTGTTATTACATCGAAGAGTTGTGTTCAAGATCACATTTAACATGATACGATCATTCGTTCACGCCCGAAGGACGTTTATTACACTGGAATAACATTGTTGGCCGCGCCACGGGC
This DNA window, taken from Fibrobacterota bacterium, encodes the following:
- a CDS encoding ATP-binding cassette domain-containing protein, encoding MRDPDQTPIEVRGLVAGYAQAPVLDGVDFVLERGRKILLLGPNGAGKTTLLRCILGLLPARSGSVRLWGGDPSDSHARTALIARCGVSLEAPRSTMKVSALEWTCYHAALSGAIDPSRTAHQALELWSVPPARLVEELSMGERQRLETSRSLLHEPDLLLLDEPTAHLDPGARDKFWVSLDQWCERRAASVLVSTHQLEEAADRGDEWVVLGAGKILHRGASDAFLEAFPCSRKLILREPLPLARLAEKISQAVPGATVSAQGQTENVYRISTPRGRQDLSMIVSRLVSDGVGILGLGEDSTSFRESYARCLGTPPVPPPSDPTPSSRRLPSNRNTVTASALFHLRGLSREKRLLLPFGIMLGVLALASAWMPENSFSVPLLALGAVLPGGLAAGLAADLVAGERDRRYLDTSLSLPVPFSAMLVGRAVAILVAAIVLSWISLVALVVATQAPHLDALMIAILLSPSSMSFCVALGAWVSARSRNVRTAAQLSTLATLPLIALAQALPLLVTGRLFPWILGATGLWGAAAAIATILHRQLQPKRLSA
- a CDS encoding HDOD domain-containing protein, whose product is MIESSRVMYLKDIPSASGIQDVVGRELDRQASLIPPIPEILFKLDAELGNEWVNISRLANLVRTDPTLSASVLRVVNSVALRGSREIVDLEEAIQRMGKDHLRTVTAFYALHGGHFPTEGLFGEDIRTFWRHSLLVAAGAVLIARKQSTDRLLLQEIWTAGLFHDIGALLAPSVFPDSWEEFDRAIQVFPEDQGAELLGLERTILGCDHARISAGFASRYWKTSQTVSILAGSWSDPESLEPSWAAWAIRRADEAAQVLGVCWQPAVTRLQLMDVISEDLGAGAAADPEFCVASVRSLLPLVDALLTTG
- the tsaA gene encoding tRNA (N6-threonylcarbamoyladenosine(37)-N6)-methyltransferase TrmO codes for the protein MNVSLEPIGILRTCFPEKLGIPRQPGLAPLARGVLEFSSSQPPEVWRHALDGLSGFSHVWLTFSFHKAAEQGWKPRIRPPRLDGREKIGVFATRSPHRPNFLGLSLCRLEHVDLQTPSVRVSGVDILDGTPILDLRPFHPENDVPTGTVQDGWLERAHTKRLQVGWQDPAKDALAKLLPKAVSRGFPAYELEEAIGLVEQLVSLDPRPAHLRGADGSWYMRILSFDVVATVQDGAAKVTEIRP
- the prfB gene encoding peptide chain release factor 2 — its product is MDLLDVRTRLDALYGYLDLDAKAREREELEFVSSQPGFWDKAEAAQASLKKMNLLKSWIDAWESLSTRQKDLVELLELAALENDESLVASLTADGDALETDLRKFELKKMLDGEDDGRDAILSITPGAGGTEAQDWAEMLMRQYSRWIERRGFQRAIMDLQDGDEAGIKGVTFEVKGEYAYGFLRPEIGVHRLVRISPYDSNARRHTSFASVYAYPLVEDVEIPGLKMEDVRVDTYRAQGAGGQHVNKTESAVRMTHNPTGIVVSCQTERSQVQNRENCLKMLRSKLYQHYREEEAKKREDKKAKKLKIEWGSQIRSYVLDDRRVKDLRTNVETSDTEGVLDGDIDQFINAYLLMEAEKAREG
- a CDS encoding cellulase family glycosylhydrolase; this encodes MISLNRGVNLSHWLSQSERRGPERAAWTTRIDFARIREMGFDHVRLPVDEEQLWKPDGTRETEAWDLLESGLDWAEAVGLSVVCDLHVLRSHHFNQTSVPALYADPSELNRFCQLWRDLAGVLGKRSQDRVALEILNEAVARDDEDWNRVSSAAWRAMREAAPQHTIVLGSNWYCMCKTFPQLVVPDDPNLILTFHFYNPMFVTHHRAEWTPQGAWTGGISYPGKHWPEGVPEGLDAALAERMHAANQTRWGVEAMREEIQSPLAKASETGHKLYCGEFGVIRHAPLAIRKAWLTDAVGLFEENRIGWAMWDWKGAFGVVDAEGIPAGIHEAILP
- a CDS encoding peptidylprolyl isomerase; protein product: MRRILSLIAVSASLTLAQIGSAPKSYPANYTGVDSVQATIYTSYGPMVFRLWQNKTPQTVANFTELAGKKFYDGLKFHRVIQGFMAQGGDPTGDGTGGPGWVIKDEFDTSLHHVPGALSMANAGPGTSGSQFFVVQLPQTHLDGKHSIFGMIRSGWDIACLIEAGDKIDSVRVRSFKH